GTTCATGTCGATCGCTGAGTTGTTGCATCAATTGGGTAATCCGCGCCTGAGCCGTGGCCAGTTCGAGTCTAAAATCCTCCAGCTCGCGTCCCAGTGCGGTAATGGTCCGTGCATGTTCCTGACGCGCGGCGTTCTTTTCTTCCTCAATGCGAGCCAAATGCCAATCGTGTTGCTGATCGAAGCGATGCGACCAGGCTGATTCCAGTGCCTGCAGTGCCGCTTTGGATGTCGATAAACTGCCTTCCGCTCTGGACAACGCTTCTCGGGTGCTCGCCAATTCGGCGTTGGTGTGGCTGAGCGATTGGCGTGCCTCTGCCAGCGCAGTCGCCAATTCGGCATTCGCGTGCCGAAGTTCCTCGTTGTGTTGGCTCAGTTGCGATCGCTCGGTGTCCCATTGGGCTTGTTGGTCTACTAGCTGCTGTTGCAATTGGACAATCAGCGCTTGGTCGTTACGGGCGTTTTCTTCGAGTTGTTGTCGCTGTTCGTCAAACTGTTTACTGGCTTCCTTCAGGGCCAGTTGCCAGAGCGAAACGGCTGTATCCAACATTACGGCCGGCATATCCGGCCTCTCGAAGGTTTCTTTGTGCTTGTTGGCGAAATGCAGTGTCCAGTCTTTGATGGCTCGGCTGATCACGGTCGGACTATTCACACCGATTCGATCCCGAATCGCGTCGATGGTCGGAAAGCGGCCGTCTTCCCTTAACACGGTATCGCAGCATTCGTAAGCGAGGGCATAGGTATCGGTTCTATTAGACATGGATGAAACCATAATTCACAGATGATTCATCTTCGCACGAAATTCACGGCATGCAATAGTGACCGGCACGCGAATCTAACCTTCTCGTTGGTCCGTTTCAGATGGAGGGGTGGCAATAAGCAGAAGCTGACCCGCTGGCAAAGTGTATTTCAGAGGCATTTAGCCAGCGGGTTTGAATTTTCAAATACGCTAGCATGGCAGCCTTTCAATTTAGTAAAGGAAGGTGAATGCCATGGCCGAAACCCAATCCGGATCCGGAGCAGACCTCTATAGTCGCCCCAGCTTTACGCAGTCGCTGGTGCTCAACAGCGAATATAGCAAACGCGTCCATCAACGCTACTTCAAATCCGTCGTGTCCGCGCTGTACATGATCGACACGATTTTATACATCATCGGCGAAAAGGACCATATCGATCAGGTACAAGAGGCGGTGTCCGGGTTGATCGATGCGTGTACTCAAGATCTGCTGGGAGAAATCGAGCGGCTGGAGAAATTGAGAGACGATAACGGTATTTCCGGAACGCCCAAATACAGTAATCCCGGTCGGTACGATATCGAAATTGTCTCGCCTCAGGTGTCGCAGTTCGTCTCGTTGATGCTGAAAATGGACGACGCCATGAAATTGGTCGACACCCTTTGGCTAAGCAACATCATCCCGAACGACAAGCGCGCGGACACCGAGCGTCAATGGCAACTGCGGATTCAGAAACTGGCCCGCCGGATCATTAGCCTCCGCGGTAGTGCTTACAGAGAAGCACGTGCCCGCGGCAAGACGACCGAAGTCGAAACCGCTACACAAGCCTTGATTGACAAAGGTGTCGACCTCGATACCGACGATGGGAAAGATCTAGCGGATATCGAGACAGATGGCGAGGAAGAGACAGAGGCTGTGGCGCCGAAATCGACGCGGCGGTACGGCTAACTTTTAAGCTTTCGTGGCAGGGATGCCGTGCAGGTGAATTTCAGAGGCATTTAGCCAGCGGGTTTGAATTCCGGTTTTTGATATAACGGTTCGCGCTAACGTTCAAGGAGGTAGCTGGCTTCCCTAAATAATCAGCATATCTAACGACTCCCGGCGACGGGCAGTCAATTTAAACCCTAAACGGGGGAATTCTCCGTTTAGGGGGAGTCCTCCGTCTAATTTAGGAGGATCTCATGAAAATGCGCAAAGACACAGCGGTGCAGGTTCATCCCAGCGTCGAACAGTTCGATATCTTCGTGATCGATTGGGACGCACTGCCTCAATTCACGGAATCGGAATTCGACGAGCTGCGTTACCGTTTGTTGCTGGCGATGTTGAGTTCGCTGAAAGACTTACGGGTCTGCGACGAACAAAAGGCGGATGCCTTGGAATGGTTGAAAAGTGACGACACGTCGCCTTTTTCGTTTCGAGTCTGCTGCGAATCGGAAGGTGTCGATTTCGAAGTAATGCGTGATCTGATTTTGGATCACTTGAGAATGTAATTTACCGAATCGCATCCCATGTTTCATGGGATGCACCTTATTCCTGGCGGCCTCTGGGGTGGGTTTTATGAGTCAAGCGGAACATGGCGGGCATTCTCCTTCATTGGAAGGGATTGAATCCAACCGTACCGACGTGCAGAGGCCGTTCGCGATCATTCATGTCAAACCCCACATCTGTAATCCGGGTTCCCATCATCCGGATATGTCGTGCCGCGCCTGTGGCACTGGCAGCTATGCCGAAGACGCTGCTTCACCCTCTGACAAAACAGACGAACCATGAGCCATTATCGATTAGACGGTATCGAATTCACCGAAGCTCACGAGGAGTTTCAAAACATATTGGCCCGAGCGTACGCCAATAAGCAACGGCCGTTGTGCTTGTGCATGGCAGACGGCGTCGAACTGTATATTGCCTATGCCCATGAACGATATTGGCTGAAACGGATGCCCAATTCCGGCGGCCACCATCATCCGGGCTGCGAATCCTACGAACCGCCGGCCGAATTGTCCGGCTTGGGCCAGGTGTACGGATCGGCCATCAAAGAAAATCTCGATACCGGCGTTACCCAATTGAAGTTCGACTTTCGTCTGGCTCCAGGGAAAAGCCGAACGCCGGCCCTAGCATCCGAAACCGATGAAGCGGCCAAGCCGACCAGCATTAAAGCGTCCGAAGCCAAACTCGGCCTGCGCGGTTTGCTGCATTATCTCTGGGAGCAAAGCGGTTGGCAGCGCTGGGCGCCAGCGACCGAGTCACGGCGCAATTGGCATGGGTTGCGCAAAGCCCTGTTGGGGGCCTGCGCCGGAAAAGTCGCCAAAGCCATGCCACTGGATGAAATCGTGTTCATTCCGGAAACGTTCATCCTCGAAAGAAAGGATGAAATCAGCGCCAGAACGGCGAAGTCCTTGGCTTGCTCGGACAACCAAAATCGCTTTCGGATGTTGATTGGCGAACTCAAGGAGATCAAGCCGGCTCGTTTCGGACATAAGCTGGTTATCAAGCATCTGCCGGAGCACCCGTTTTATCTAAACGACCAGACCTATAAGCGCATGGTTAAGCAGTTCGATGCGGAATTGCTTTTGTGGCGAGGGATCGAATCCAGCCACTTGATTGTTATTGCGACTTTTTCGATTAACCAAGCCGGCTACGCGGAGTTGGACAACCTCAGCTTGATGAATGTCTCGTCGCAATGGATTCCGTTCGAAACTGCCGACGAATTGGCGCTAATCGAGTATTTGGTGGCGGAGGGCCGCTCGTTCAGCAAATGTTTGCGCTACAACCTGTCCAGAACGAAACCGTTAGCGTCGGCGGTACTGGTCGATATCAGAATGCCCTTGGCACTTTATATTGCCCGAGACGGCGCCGGGGATGAATCAGCGGATGGAATCGATGGTTTGATCGCCGACAGTCAGACGGCGTCGTACATCTGGGATCCAAAACAACCGGGTTTACCGTTCGAACCACAACAGGGGAAACCTCAAATCGCCTATGCCGCAACTGTATAACCTTCAATCCACAACGACTTTAGGAATTGAGCTATGACCAGTCCATTGCATTGGTACTCTTTGTCGTTTAGTTACAGTACCGGATATTCCACCGGGTTCGCCAGTACCTGTATGGGTTGGCCGGATCCATTGTTGAGTACTCCCCGAATTAATAGTGCAACAGAAGATGCTTTAAGCCAAGTTACATCGTCGGCACGGGGAGTATATATCTTGGTTGCATGACTGAGGAACAAGTGCATACACACGTCTGAGAAAACTACCATTATGATCCGTCGCAATAATTGTCAATTACCACTGAAGGAAAAATCATGTTAAGCAAACTGATAAAGCTACTTCGTCGCAAGAAACCTGAGTCCCAAATTACCTCCCAACCAACAACGGTGCAGCCATGTACGGCCCCGGAGGACAATGCAAATTATGCCCTGAGCTTTGCTGTTGGATACGCAACCAACAATGCTGCATTAGGCGGATTAGTAGGCGGTAGTTTCGCTGGCGGTCTGCTGGGCGATATCGCCCAAGATGGTGTCATTGGGGAGGACAGCGTGAGTCATTCTGCGCGCGACACGACCAAAGCTGACACAGTGTCACCTATCAGCTTGGATACCGGATCATCCGACACAAGCAGTGCGGACGCAGGCTCATGGGACTAATTCTGGTCCTTTCCGATGCGGTTAACGCTGTTGTTCCAGAGGATGCTATGGCCGGTGTCGAGAATAGTGGCGATGAAGTGGATGTTATTGTTGAACGATTTACAGGCGAATAGACATGGTTAGAGAAGAGCGTTACATCGTGTTCAAAATTTCGGATGTTGTCCGCTGTCTTTCAGACGACGACAAACAGCGATTGGCCGATATTCGGCAAAAGTTATGTGAGTACAGGCAGGCGAATGGCAAACCCGAGCAGCATTGCGTCGTCGCGGAATCCGATTGGCCAGAATACGAACCAATTTGGCAGGCGATTGCCGACCGTGTAGCAGCGGAACAAGCCGCCCAGGCGGATTAGTGGATGACCATGCTGGCGCATCAATCTAAAGGCGAAACGACCTTTTCCAGTTGAGGCCTAATTGGTCATGAGCACAGTCAATTTAATCGCGATTCTCACGCTTTATCGCCCAGCCGGCGACGGTCTATGGTATGGCTACGGTGCGCACAGCTCGATTCGGATTACCAAAGGCGTGAAAGAGTTTGTCGAAGCCGCCGGACAGACTGAACTATTGGCTTGGGCGGTGTCGGCTTTGCCGCCGCTTTCAAATTGTTATCCGTGGCTCAGGATCGAATTAACTAGCAGCGCCGGACAGGCGTTGTTATCGGTGACCGACGAAAAGGGTAAGCGGGTGACCGAGGATTCCTTGTCGTGGCCGGACCAACAGGTCGGACGTTGGATATTCTACTGGACGGACAGGGTATTACTGTTGTCCGGCGAATATTGAATAAATCCATCAGTCATTAACAGGCTGTTGAAATTTAAAAATTCTCTCCATTTTTGGGGCTAAAAATAAGTTTCGCGCAAAACACAACAATGTAAGTCATTGATTGTTGGTTGCATCCAAGTGGCTTTTTGCGGCAAATCCGCTGATTTTGGGGAAATTTTTCCACCGGTTTTCTTTTTTCAACAACCTGTTAAAAGACAAGCCATCGGCGTTTGCCAAGGCATTTAGATCTTACTCTCTTTATCTAATCTCGGTCGCTTTCATCTTATTCGGAAATCAGGTTGCGAGTGTTGTGATCTGAATGCTATTCGCCGCCCCCGCTCTCACAATGCATAGCCGTTGATTTTTGGTGTTGCATATTCAAAAAGCCATGTAACAGTTATTTCGTGATTCGAATAATGCCTATTCGAATAAACCATACCAATAATCCAAATAATGATGGAGCTTATCGATGGCCGAGAATAAAAAAAGTACCATTCAATTTAAAAGTATGCCGATCAATTTAATATCAATCCAAGAGGGGTTTAATCCCAGGGTTTATTTTAGTGATGGTGAAATGCAGGAACTAATCGCATCAATTAAATCCGAAGGTGTTCTGCAACCAATCGTTGTTAGGCTTCAACCGGACAACAAAACCTATTGGGTCGTGGCCGGCGAGCGCCGCTATCGCGCTGCCGTCGCGGCAGGACTGCCCGAAATTCCGGCCGTGGTGCGTCACCTGGACGACAAACAGGCGCGGCTGACGGCTACCATTGAAAACACCCAGCGAGCCGATATGAGTCCAGGCGAAGAAGCGATCGCGGCCCGAAACGTACTCAGCGACTGCGACGGTGATAGAGCGGAAGCATTGCGGTTACTAGGGTGGTCTGCTAGGAAGTTCGAGGCGAGGTTGTTGTTGTTACATGCCTCGACAGAGGTCTTGAATGAACTGACAACGAGAGCCATTAGGTTGGGTCACGCTGAATTGCTATGCCAGCTACCGTCCGATTTTCAAAATGCCACGCTGGAGAAATTAATCGAGCACCAGTATTCGGTTCCTGAATTGAAAGCGCGATTGAGTCGATTTGCCAGACCGTTGGAAAGCGCGATTTTCGATCGGACCGAGTGTGCGTCCTGCCATCACAATTCGTATTTGCAAGCGAACTTGTTCGACGAGCATGTCGAAAGCGGCCTATGTGCCAACCCCGATTGTTTCAACCAAAAAACCCAGGATGCCGTCGAAGCCCGGAAGCGCGATTTGCACGACCGCTACGCGGCGGTGTTTCTCGATACCGAAAAGCCGCCGCAGAGCTTTGTGGTCGTGATACAAACGGGGCAAAACGGCGTGGGCAAAACGCAATTCGAAAAGGGGTGTAGTCAGTGTCGACATTTTGGAGCCCTTCTTTCGACAAATCCCAATTCGCCGGGGAAAGTCAGCGAAGACTGTTGTTTTGACCTGGATTGCCACGGCCAAAAAGTGTGGGGATATCAAGCAAGCTTATCGAATCCGGGTTCATCCACGATGACCGGGAATACAGTCACAGCGACGGGTGCCGATGCGAAGAAGGGCGCCAACCCCGGCCGAGCCGATTCGGCTCATAAGCCATCGGACGGAACCAGCGGCGCCACACCGGGTAAAGTGCTCGAACACATCGAAGGCTTTTTCCGAGATACCGGCGCCAAATACATTGTCCAACATCGGCACGGTAAACTGTTGGTCAACAGTTATGCATTATACCGGCTAGTGCAAACTACCTTTCCCAAAGAGGCCTTACCGATTGCCGCCGGAACGAAACAAGCGAGTTGGCCAATGTTCGGCACCCTGCGCGACTTTGTCGACGCATTCGGCTATCTCAGTATTGAAGAAATGATGGCCTTCAACGAGAGGATGCTGACGCATTTGCTGGGACAGCATGAACGTATCAACACCACCATGAGCAAAGCTTGGGCGATGGGTTCCGCCGGGGTTTGCAAGTTCATGGATATTGCGCTCCAGGACGAGTTTATCGTAACCCGCGAGTTTCTGAGCGCTTTCACCAAATCGGGGATGGAGGGTTTGTTACGGGAAGCGATCAATGGAAAAGGGGTGGCTTTTGTCACCTATTACGAGGGTATCAACGAGAAAAACACCTTCGCCAACCTGATGAAAAAGAAAAATGGCGAAATTTTGGACGAGGTCTTTGGCTGTGGCTATGACTTTGCCGGATTCGTCCCGGCTTGCGTTATCCAATTTATGGGAGAGGATAAACCCGTCTCCGATCCGAACTCAACGCACACAGCCGCTACGACCAGCAGCGCGTTAGCTTTGTCGGCGACCAACAGCATCCCTGAGTCGGGTTGGTTCGATGACGATGACGACGAGCGTATCGCCAACCAAGACTACACACTAGACCCTGAATTAGAGGTTTAACCATGTTTGCACAGTTCGAAACAATTTTAGGCGATGGCGAAAGAATCGATTTTTCCATCTGCCGCCAAGGCAATCGTTTAACGGTGTTGATCCAACCCTGCTTCAACGGGCCTGACCCCGGCATTGACGACCCGCAATTGCAACAGGTCAGAGCGGCACTTTCGATGCCACTTTGCGTCACCGATATGGCCGCGAATCTGGACCGGGATTTTCCGGCCTGTTTAATGCAGTACGTGGACGTGGTGTCGGACGGTAAGAGTGTATTTGCTGAGTCCATGTCTCGCATTAGAGAGGCCGCAAAAACAGCCAATAGTCTCACAACGGCATCGACCGCGAACGAGAAGGCCGCGCAAATGCCAAAAAAAGCCGAGGACGACGACAACGACACGGCGCCGGTCGGCGCCAATCTTCCCACCGATAGCAAAAGCTTATTTTGAGGTCAGCCAATATGTCCGGCGCCATTGTGACAAGACCCACACGTGTATTCAAAATGGGTGCGATCAGGCTGGCCGATCCGGCCCCGAATTTGCCGCCCATCGATGCCGTCAAACTCTACGGAAAAGCCTATCCGCATTTAGCGAATGCGGTGCTGGGCGAGCCGCAACTGATCGGCGATGAATTGCACTTTCCGATTAAAACCCATGAAGTCAAAACCAAAGGATAGTACGGGTAATCTTGCCCTATTACAGCAGTGGGCGAGTGGTTTGCCCACTACCGATGACAGCGACAACGGCCTAATGGATTCAAACGT
This window of the Methylomonas koyamae genome carries:
- a CDS encoding DUF6876 family protein, with protein sequence MSTVNLIAILTLYRPAGDGLWYGYGAHSSIRITKGVKEFVEAAGQTELLAWAVSALPPLSNCYPWLRIELTSSAGQALLSVTDEKGKRVTEDSLSWPDQQVGRWIFYWTDRVLLLSGEY
- a CDS encoding PRTRC system ParB family protein; translation: MAENKKSTIQFKSMPINLISIQEGFNPRVYFSDGEMQELIASIKSEGVLQPIVVRLQPDNKTYWVVAGERRYRAAVAAGLPEIPAVVRHLDDKQARLTATIENTQRADMSPGEEAIAARNVLSDCDGDRAEALRLLGWSARKFEARLLLLHASTEVLNELTTRAIRLGHAELLCQLPSDFQNATLEKLIEHQYSVPELKARLSRFARPLESAIFDRTECASCHHNSYLQANLFDEHVESGLCANPDCFNQKTQDAVEARKRDLHDRYAAVFLDTEKPPQSFVVVIQTGQNGVGKTQFEKGCSQCRHFGALLSTNPNSPGKVSEDCCFDLDCHGQKVWGYQASLSNPGSSTMTGNTVTATGADAKKGANPGRADSAHKPSDGTSGATPGKVLEHIEGFFRDTGAKYIVQHRHGKLLVNSYALYRLVQTTFPKEALPIAAGTKQASWPMFGTLRDFVDAFGYLSIEEMMAFNERMLTHLLGQHERINTTMSKAWAMGSAGVCKFMDIALQDEFIVTREFLSAFTKSGMEGLLREAINGKGVAFVTYYEGINEKNTFANLMKKKNGEILDEVFGCGYDFAGFVPACVIQFMGEDKPVSDPNSTHTAATTSSALALSATNSIPESGWFDDDDDERIANQDYTLDPELEV
- a CDS encoding PRTRC system protein C: MTRPTRVFKMGAIRLADPAPNLPPIDAVKLYGKAYPHLANAVLGEPQLIGDELHFPIKTHEVKTKG
- a CDS encoding DUF1173 domain-containing protein, giving the protein MSHYRLDGIEFTEAHEEFQNILARAYANKQRPLCLCMADGVELYIAYAHERYWLKRMPNSGGHHHPGCESYEPPAELSGLGQVYGSAIKENLDTGVTQLKFDFRLAPGKSRTPALASETDEAAKPTSIKASEAKLGLRGLLHYLWEQSGWQRWAPATESRRNWHGLRKALLGACAGKVAKAMPLDEIVFIPETFILERKDEISARTAKSLACSDNQNRFRMLIGELKEIKPARFGHKLVIKHLPEHPFYLNDQTYKRMVKQFDAELLLWRGIESSHLIVIATFSINQAGYAELDNLSLMNVSSQWIPFETADELALIEYLVAEGRSFSKCLRYNLSRTKPLASAVLVDIRMPLALYIARDGAGDESADGIDGLIADSQTASYIWDPKQPGLPFEPQQGKPQIAYAATV
- a CDS encoding DNA-binding protein codes for the protein MSNRTDTYALAYECCDTVLREDGRFPTIDAIRDRIGVNSPTVISRAIKDWTLHFANKHKETFERPDMPAVMLDTAVSLWQLALKEASKQFDEQRQQLEENARNDQALIVQLQQQLVDQQAQWDTERSQLSQHNEELRHANAELATALAEARQSLSHTNAELASTREALSRAEGSLSTSKAALQALESAWSHRFDQQHDWHLARIEEEKNAARQEHARTITALGRELEDFRLELATAQARITQLMQQLSDRHEHQLKWEADLATLRAQLAAREAELQAEKDKCQRLHGLVRKQRRPAQNTPDKAAG